The following DNA comes from Pseudomonadota bacterium.
GAATAGAGATTAACGGGATCAGGATTGATCCGAACCGCTTCGTAATACTGAGCCTCGGCCTCGCGGTAACGCTCCTGTGAATAATAGAGGTTGCCGAGCTTGATCCGGGTATCATCCCGTGAACGATCGAGTTCAATCGCCTGTTGATAGGCCTGGGCGGCTTTTTCATTATCGCCGAGTTTGAGATACGAACTGGCGACATAATGAGCCGTATCAACCGCGTTGGCTGATTGCGGGGAAAGGCCGATGGCATTGCGAAAAGCAATTACCGCATTTTTATAATCGCCCTTCTGATAGGCTGTGATTCCTTTATTCAGAGCGTTAGCCGCCATCTGATCAAGGGACGCCTGTTGATCGAGGGCACTGACGAAAAATGAATCAGCGCTGACCGAGCTAAAAAGGCCGCTCATAAACATCTCCAACCTGAAGGTTGCAATTGTTCTCTTCTCTCATTGAAGAACCACCGTTTTTCAACTCCGTTGCCGCCAAGAACGCTACTATGTCATCGACAAAAAAACACTGATCTTTAGCGGATTTTTATTCGACCTCCGCTTCGCTCCCGTTTTCAGCTTCAACCCTGAAAAGGCTTACGATATTTCCCGTTGTTCCCGCAGGTTACGATTGGCGCGGTAGACCATGGCCAGAATTTCAGCCACGGCATGAAAAATATTTTCAGGAATTTCCTGGTTGATTTCCAGTTTCATCAGAATCTGCAGCAATTCAGGATCGCGCTGCAAGGGAATACCATGCTTTTGCGCCAGTTCCAGAATTCTTTCCGCGACCGCCCCGGAGCCTTTTGCGACCAGCACCGGAGCTTCATGCCGCGCCTGATCATACTGCAGGGCTGCCGCCTGGAACCTCCGCAAAGGCTCTGAAGGGACTTTTTTCGCAACCACTATCTTACATCACCAAAGGGGGCGTCGCCAGCCGGAGCAGAGCATTTCCCAGGAAAAAATCGGTTTTTGCTTTTTCAAGCTTATTTTGTCCCACCAGCTCGGCCATGACTTTCAGGATAAATTTCTCTCCATAACGGTCAAACAGAGCGATCAGTTCCATGGTGCAAATTTCTTCTCTCATTTTTCAAGCCCCCCTTTCCAGGATTTGTTTTCTCTTCGCATGGCTCTTTCTTCGTCAGAAAAAAAGAAAACTTAAGGCCTGAATCAGGCGCGAACAAGGGCGTCATTAAATTAAGGGCCCAGTCCGGCAGAGTAACACCAGGAGCAGGATCAGGGAAAGCAGCCTTTCCCGGGCCGACCGGGAATGAAAGCCGGCCCCTGGCCATTAAAATTTGACTCTGACGCTATAACTCAGTACCGTTTCCCCCTTGGGCGGCACCGGCACCCGCCAGGACGCGACCCGGCTGTTGTCTTTGAGATGTTGATGGGATTCACGCAGAATTTCCCAGTCACCCGGAACCGGCTCGACCACTTTGATCTCGACCGCTTCCGCTTTGGCATTCTTCAGCGTAAACTGAAAAGACACCTCATAGACATAATTATAAAGACTGTCACCTTCAATCTTCTTGAAGTCAGTCTGTTTGCGGGTCGCCGTCAGATCAAAAGCGTCGCCCAGTTTAAGACGCAGAGTTTCATTTTCCGGAGTATGCTCAATGCGATCCTCACCGACAAATTGCAGACCTCCCAGACTATCCTGTTTGTAAACCCGCACCACTCCTTTGGGCAAAGGCAGCCCCAAGTGGTTTTTTCGACGGTTTTCGATCTCGAGAAAAACCCCGATTTTCAGCTGACTGTCGACCTCGGCAGAGACCCGGCGATAATAATAAGCCGAACCCCGAAGCAGAAATTCCTTCTGGCAAGACACTGCAGGCGCCTGAAGTAACGCAATCTGCTTGCTCTGATTGTCGGCAATTGTCGTCGGGCGTGACAGGGTATAGAGATGATACTCAAAAAGCCCCTCCTGCGCCATCTGCGGGGCCGCGGTCGGCATCGCCTTCATCAACATTTCCCGGCGACCGCCGTCAAAGACAACGGGCTCGGGCGGAGCCTGATGCACATCGCCGGCGACCAGCTGAAGCCGGGCATTTTGATAGGAGACCCCGCTGGTATTATTCAACGTAACCCAACCGCTGAGGTTTACGGCGCGGTCGGCGGCATCAAGTTCAGCCACATAATCGGCCTGCCAGCTCAAACCTCCGCTCAGATAGCTGAGTTCCAGGTCTCGGACTCCGGCCTGACGGTTAACAAGCAGCATCGTCAGGGTCGGACGGTCGCGCAAAGTTACCGGCACTTCGGAAAAGGAGAGGCGCCCGGGAACACCGCTTTCGATATGATCGGCAAACTTCAGAACCACACCCTGATTGGCGCTTAAAACCTCGGCCGCCTGACGACTTTCACTGCCGTCGGTGGGGTGACGACTGATCACCTCAACCCGTCGTCCGACATATTTTTTCAATAGCGCCTCCGGGGTCAACAGATCAAACTCGAAATTCTGTTCGATCACAGCCAGGCCGTCGCCCGCGAGTAAGGCCGTCTCCGGGCGCAGCTGCGCGCTGACTTCACGAAACGCCAGCTTCACTTCTCCGGCGGGCAGTTCAAGCCGGCGTTTATCCTTGATCAGAGCCAGATTCTGATTATAAATCGTGATCGCCACCCCACTTTGTTCCGCCAGGGTGGTAACCAGTTCAGCTTCGGCCCCGGCGTCATTCCGGACCGGACATAGCAAACCAAGAAGAAAAAAAACGAGCTGAAAGCAAATGATTGTCCGTGATTTTTTCATAGGATCTCCCCCCTGAATTAAAATGATTTGCCGCTTTCAAGCAAGCCAGCACCAGCTACAGATCAATATATCTCTCATGGATTTCAAGCTGAGCGTCCTCATGCCTGGGCCCGGGGCCATTCGACACCGTTGCATAGACCAGATCCCCGCCTATCTCATAGCGCCCCACCGGCAGTCCACTGAGATCCGGACGCAGGAGAAATTCAATCGCCCCGGCAAAATGCTTGTTCAGGAGACGATAACGATGCAGATTCGCAAGCACATCCAAAATCATGGCCACCCCTTCCTGAAATCATTCTGAGCGCACGACCTGGTTGAAACTCGGTCCGGATAAAAAACTTTGACCAGAGCGGCGGCACCTTTTGCAACCGGCAAAGGTATGATTGGCCCCGTCGATTGCCATTCACACTTTTCCCCGAGCTCTTACAGCCACCGCGGCGACCGCCATAAAGAATACCCGATCAGACCCGATTTGACGGTAAGCTGCGTTTCGATAAAGAACCCCATCAGTAGCGGTGACTAGGTAAAAGCTGTATAAATGTCAAGAAAAATATCCGGTTGCCGGGACTTGCGTCGAAACCACTTAAATGATAGCATAGAAAACCATGCGGACTTATTCAAAGATACCTACATCCCTGGCGGCAGGCGCCGGGCTGCTCGCAGTTTTTATCATCGGTGCCCTGCTTTACGGCCCGGGCCTGAATTATCCCTTCTTTTTTGACGACTACAACAGCCTGATGAATGATCAGGGCTTGATCAATCCGAAACTTGCGCAACCTGAGGGCTGCGCCCGCGATCTGATTTTTGCGCCGCTACGCCCGGATCGCAACCTGACCTGGCTGACCTTTGCCGCAAGTTACCGGCTCGGTAAAATGAATCCCGGAACCTATCGCGCCGTCAATTTGTTTCTGCACTGCGGCTGCGCCGGGTTACTGTACCTGATTCTGGTCTTACTGCTCAAGCCAGACCAACTGAGCGGGGAAAAAGCGCAAGCCTCATCCCGAGCAGGACAGGGGAAAATCTATGCGCCCGCCCTGGCCGCCACCCTTTTTTTTCTCGCTCACCCCCTGGCTCTGAACAGCGTGCTTTACATCAGCCAGCGTTTCTGCCTGCAGGCCGCCTTTTTTTATCTGGCGAGCTTTTACGCCTGGCTTCAGGCCCGGCGCCCGGCAATGAGCCCGACCGGGTTCAAATTCAGCTCCAGATTATGGTTTTCAGCCGCCGGTCTGGCTTTCTGGGCAGCCCTGCACAGCAAGGAAATGGCGTTTACCCTGCCCCTGACCATTTTGTTTTATGAGATTTATACGGGCCGAATCAATCTCGCCAAAACCAGAAACCTTTTGCTGACCATAATGGCCTTCAGCCTCATCGGAGCCGGTTTTTGGTTATTTGCCCTCAAAATCGGTCTTTTCCATCGTAGCTGGATCAATATCGGCTTTTGCTCCTCGCGTTTATGGTCGCCCACAATTCAATTTCTCAGCGAAGCCCGCGCTTTCTTTCATTACTGGCTGCGACTGTTCCTGCCCCTGCCCCGGTGGCTCAGCCTGCATCATGAATTTTCACCAAGTGTTTCGCTTGCCGATCCGGCCTCCCTGAGCGCCCTGGCGGGACACGCCGCGCTTCTTGTCGGCGCCTTGAGAATACGCCGCCGACTGCCGCTCGCCGGTTTCGGCATCCTCTGGTTTTATCTGATTCTTGCCCCGCCCTACCTCTTCCTTCCGCAAGCAGAGCTGTTGGTCGAATACAAAACCTATCTCGCCGCCCCCGGAGCGGCGATGCTGCTCGCGGCCCTGCTGGCGGCCGCCGGCCGCCGCCTCGCCCAAACCAATCAAACCGGATTAAAGATCATCCTGGGCGGTTTGCTGGCGATCTGGCTGATATTTCTCATTCTGACCACCTGGCAGAGAAGAACGGTTTTTGCCGGTCCGCTTGCGCTCTGGAATGACGTCTTAAAAAAATACCCGGCCAGCCGCAGAGCTCTGAACAACCGGGCCGTAGCTCACCTGAAAAACCGGCAACCGGAGCTCGCCCTCGCGGATCTTGATCAGCTGGTCATTCATCACCCCGACTATGCCAGGGGCTTTGAAAACCGGGGTCGGCTGCGGCTTTATTTCAAGGATTTTACCGGAGCCGCCGCCGATTTGCACAAAACCCTGGAGTTGTTGCCCGAACGCCCGGAACTGGAGAAAATCCGAAAAGAATTGTCAGCACTCGAAGAGACGGCCCGAACAGCCGCCGGAAAGGAGAGATGAAAATGAAAAGTTTTCGCAAAGAACTTTGGTTTGAAACCAGCGAGCGCCGGGCCTTCATCAATATCACCGGCGAAGTGGAATGTTTTCTGCGGGAAAGCGGTATTCGGGAAGGCTTATGCCTGGTCAACGCCATGCATATCACGGCCTCGGTTTTCATCAACGACGACGAAGCGGGCCTGCAGCACGACTTTGAAGTCTGGCTGGAAAAGCTGGCCCCGCACCAACCGCTGGCGCAATACCGCCACAACGGCTACGAGGACAATGCCGACGCTCATCTGAAAAGACAGATCATGGGACGCGAAGTAGTCGCCGCCGTCACCCAAGGCAGACTTGACCTCGGCCCCTGGGAACAAATCTTTTACGGCGAGTTCGACGGCCGCCGCCGGAAACGGGTTCTGATTAAGATTATCGGCGAATAATGCTTTCATCAATCATTTGCAGGAGACCCCGGCAAGGAAAACCGCTTAACACCGGCGCTTGATTAAAATCATGTCGTAACGTCCAAGTTAGCCAGCGCAAAAACTACCGGGACAATATTTTTCTGCTTTGCCGAGGGGAAATATGCTTTTCGGGCTTTTCGGCGGTAAGTTCTGGGCTTTTTCGCAAGCCCGCTCAAGGAGTAGAGCTCATCAACCAGAGTTTCACTGATCTGCCTGGCTTCATTAAATCGTCTTTTAGTCGATTATTACAATGATTTATTTGTTTTTGGGTAGACTCTACTTGCCGGAGCGGTTTCAGATCTGTCTGAACTCCTTCGAATTTTGAGTTGCACGCCGCATAGCAGATGTTATACTGTCGAATAGTTTCGATTGGCCCTCGTGCGCCCTGCTGTTTCGGGTGCGCAAAAGCCCAGAAGATGAATTTGCCTTTGAAGGCTGAGCGATGAATAGACAACGTGCCCTTGACAGCAAGCCGGAGCTGCAGATCCGGTTGGCCCTGTTTGGCTCCACCACCCGTGACACGGCGAGCAGCGTCAGTGATGTCGATGTGCTGGTGACCTTTGACGGCCCGGCCACCTCCAAGCGCTATTTCGGCATTGACGACGACACCCTGTGGAGCAACGTCATCCAGGATGATGTGCCCGAATTGCTGCCGCCGCGTCCGCCCATCGACTGGACGCCGGAGCTGCGCAGCAAGTTCGACCAGGCGATGCTGACCTGAAGCAGCTCGGCATCGTCAAGGAGCTGACCGCCCAGAAACGCAACCGCCTGTTCAGCTACGCGGGCTATATCGAAATCATGAGTTACGGCACGAAACTGCCGGGCAGGTAGGCCAATTCGATTTCCATTTTCGGAATTGAATCAGATTCGTTGGGAGGTTGTTCTTGGTATTTGCTTGCGTTGCAAACCCAGCAAACTCGTCCGAAACTTGGGAAGTGGGGAAGAAAAGTTGCTTCCCCAGTGGGAACTTAAGGCGTGATTTGACTCCCTACGTGAAGTCCTTTGT
Coding sequences within:
- a CDS encoding DUF386 domain-containing protein produces the protein MILDVLANLHRYRLLNKHFAGAIEFLLRPDLSGLPVGRYEIGGDLVYATVSNGPGPRHEDAQLEIHERYIDL
- a CDS encoding YjbQ family protein, producing MKSFRKELWFETSERRAFINITGEVECFLRESGIREGLCLVNAMHITASVFINDDEAGLQHDFEVWLEKLAPHQPLAQYRHNGYEDNADAHLKRQIMGREVVAAVTQGRLDLGPWEQIFYGEFDGRRRKRVLIKIIGE
- a CDS encoding DUF4139 domain-containing protein; the encoded protein is MKKSRTIICFQLVFFLLGLLCPVRNDAGAEAELVTTLAEQSGVAITIYNQNLALIKDKRRLELPAGEVKLAFREVSAQLRPETALLAGDGLAVIEQNFEFDLLTPEALLKKYVGRRVEVISRHPTDGSESRQAAEVLSANQGVVLKFADHIESGVPGRLSFSEVPVTLRDRPTLTMLLVNRQAGVRDLELSYLSGGLSWQADYVAELDAADRAVNLSGWVTLNNTSGVSYQNARLQLVAGDVHQAPPEPVVFDGGRREMLMKAMPTAAPQMAQEGLFEYHLYTLSRPTTIADNQSKQIALLQAPAVSCQKEFLLRGSAYYYRRVSAEVDSQLKIGVFLEIENRRKNHLGLPLPKGVVRVYKQDSLGGLQFVGEDRIEHTPENETLRLKLGDAFDLTATRKQTDFKKIEGDSLYNYVYEVSFQFTLKNAKAEAVEIKVVEPVPGDWEILRESHQHLKDNSRVASWRVPVPPKGETVLSYSVRVKF